One genomic segment of Desmodus rotundus isolate HL8 chromosome 5, HLdesRot8A.1, whole genome shotgun sequence includes these proteins:
- the LOC128780841 gene encoding olfactory receptor 5AP2-like → MAVENCTVFTDFILLGLSGRRDVQRGLFGLFLLVYGITVIANLGMILLISMDARLHTPMYYFLSSLSFSDICYSSSVSPKMLADFLSEQKKISYNLCALQMFFFVAFADIECVMLSVMAYDRYVAICNPLLYTTAMSGRVCAQLVAIVYIQSLLYSAIFTYCTIQLSFCKSNTINHFFCDFPPLLAISTPDTTINEIVIFTYSSCVLGFSIVTVLLSYSYIITTILRMKSAKGRHKAFSTCASHLTAVAMFYGTLLFMYFRPSSSYSMDTDKVASVFYTVVIPMLNPLIYSLRNKDVKDAIKKAVATILFLTEAILSPKAFM, encoded by the coding sequence ATGGCTGTTGAGAACTGCACTGTGTTCACAGACTTCATACTCTTAGGACTCTCTGGCAGGCGGGATGTGCAGCGAGGGCTCTTCGGGCTCTTCCTGCTGGTTTATGGCATCACAGTGATCGCCAACCTAGGGATGATCCTGCTGATCAGCATGGACGCCCGActccacacgcccatgtattATTTCCTGAGCAGTCTGTCTTTCAGTGATATCTGCTactcctcctctgtctcccccAAGATGCTGGCTGATTTCTTATCTGAGCAGAAGAAGATCTCATATAATTTATGTGCCCTTCAGATGTTCTTTTTTGTTGCCTTTGCAGATATAGAATGTGTCATGCTGTCTGTCATGGCCTATGACCGTTATGTAGCCATTTGTAATCCCCTTCTGTATACAACAGCCATGTCTGGAAGAGTCTGTGCCCAGCTAGTGGCCATTGTGTACATCCAAAGTCTGCTGTACTCTGCAATCTTTACCTATTGCACAATTCAATTGTCATTCTGCAAGTCCAATACCAtcaatcactttttctgtgacttcCCACCCTTACTAGCCATCTCCACCCCAGACACAACCATCAATGAGATAGTGATATTCACCTACAGTAGCTGTGTTCTGGGGTTCAGTATTgtcactgtcctcctctcctacAGCTACATCATAACTACCATCCTTAGAATGAAATCAGCCAAAGGCAGACACAAAGCCTTCtctacctgtgcctcccactTAACCGCTGTGGCTATGTTTTATGGGACACTGCTCTTCATGTATTTCCGACCCAGCTCCAGTTACTCCATGGACACGGACAAAGTGGCCTCTGTTTTCTACACAGTTGTCATCCCCATGTTAAACCCACTGATCTACAGTTTGAGGAATAAGGATGTGAAAGATGCCATTAAAAAAGCAGTTGCCACTATATTATTTCTGACTGAAGCCATACTTTCCCCCAAAGCATTTATGTGA
- the LOC128780974 gene encoding olfactory receptor 5AP2, translating into MAIENCTVFTDFILLGLSGRRDVQQGLFVLFLLVYGITVVANLGMILLISMDPRLHTPMYYFLSSLSFCDICYSSTISPKMLADFFSEQKMIAYNLCVVQMFFFGAFAAVECVMLSVMAYDRYVAICNPLLYTVTMSRRVCIQLVATAYTAGFIDTAIFTSCTFPLSFCHSNIINHFFCDIPPLLALSASDTTTSEIAMTISCSCVVGSSVITVLLSYSYIITTILRMTSAEGRRKAFSTCASHLTAVAMFYGTLLFMYFRPNSSYSMDTDKIASVFYTVVIPMLNPLIYSLRNRDVKGALKKVVFTKLCSQ; encoded by the coding sequence ATGGCCATTGAGAACTGCACCGTGTTCACAGACTTCATACTCTTAGGACTCTCTGGCAGGCGGGATGTGCAGCAGGGGCTCTTTGTGCTCTTCCTGCTGGTTTATGGCATCACTGTGGTTGCCAACCTAGGGATGATCCTGTTGATCAGCATGGACCCCCGGCTCCACACACCCATGTATTATTTCCTGAGCAGTCTGTCTTTCTGTGATATCTGCTACTCTTCCACTATCTCTCCCAAGATGCTGGCTGATTTCTTTTCTGAGCAAAAGATGATTGCATATAATTTATGTGTGgttcaaatgttcttttttggTGCCTTTGCAGCTGTGGAATGTGTCATGCTGTCTGTTATGGCCTATGATCGTTACGTAGCCATTTGTAATCCCCTTCTGTATACAGTGACCATGTCCAGGAGAGTGTGCATCCAGCTTGTGGCCACTGCCTACACCGCAGGCTTTATAGATACGGCAATCTTCACCTCTTGCACTTTCCCGTTATCATTCTGCCATTCCAATATCAtcaatcactttttctgtgacatcCCACCGTTACTTGCCCTTTCTGCTTCAGACACAACCACCAGTGAAATAGCAATGACCATTTCCTGTAGTTGTGTTGTGGGGTCCAGCGTcatcactgtcctcctctcctacAGCTACATTATAACTACCATCTTGCGCATGACGTCGGCTGAGGGCAGACGCAAAGCCTTCTCTACCTGTGCCTCCCATTTAACTGCTGTGGCTATGTTTTATGGGACACTCCTTTTCATGTATTTCCGACCCAACTCGAGTTACTCCATGGACACGGACAAAATAGCCTCTGTTTTCTACACAGTTGTCATCCCCATGTTAAACCCACTCATCTACAGTTTGAGGAATAGGGACGTGAAAGGTGCCCTGAAAAAAGTCGTTTTCACTAAATTATGTTCTCAGTGA